One part of the Macaca mulatta isolate MMU2019108-1 chromosome 6, T2T-MMU8v2.0, whole genome shotgun sequence genome encodes these proteins:
- the IL3 gene encoding interleukin-3 precursor produces the protein MSRLPVLLLLHLLVSPGLQAPMTQTTSLKTSWAKCSNMIDEIITHLNQPPLPSPDFNNLNEEDQTILVEKNLRRSNLEAFSKAVKSLQNASAIESILKNLPPCLPMATAAPTRPPIRITNGDRNDFRRKLKFYLKTLENEQAQ, from the exons ATGAGCCGCCTGCCCGTCCTGCTCCTGCTCCATCTCCTGGTCAGCCCCGGACTCCAAGCTCCCATGACCCAGACAACGTCCTTGAAGACAAGCTGGGCTAAGTGCTCTAACATGATCGATGAAATTATAACACACTTAAACCAGCCACCTTTGCCTTCACcg GACTTCAACAACCTCAATGAGGAAGACCAAACCATTCTGGTG GAAAAAAACCTTCGAAGGTCAAACCTGGAGGCATTCAGTAAGGCTGTCAAGAGTTTACAGAACGCATCAGCAATCGAGAGCATTCTTAAG AATCTCCCACCATGCCTGCCCATGGCCACGGCCGCACCCACG CGACCTCCAATCCGTATCACGAACGGTGACCGGAATGACTTCCggaggaaactgaagttctaTCTGAAAACCCTTGAGAATGAGCAGGCTCAATAG
- the CSF2 gene encoding granulocyte-macrophage colony-stimulating factor precursor, whose amino-acid sequence MWLQGLLLLGTVACSISAPARSPSPGTQPWEHVNAIQEARRLLNLSRDTAAEMNKTVEVVSEMFDLQEPSCLQTRLELYKQGLQGSLTKLKGPLTMMASHYKQHCPPTPETSCATQIITFQSFKENLKDFLLVIPFDCWEPVQE is encoded by the exons ATGTGGCTGCAGGGCCTGCTGCTCTTGGGCACTGTGGCCTGCAGCATCTCTGCACCCGCCCGCTCACCCAGCCCCGGCACGCAGCCCTGGGAGCATGTGAATGCCATCCAGGAGGCCCGGCGTCTCCTGAACCTGAGTAGAGACACTGCTGCTGAGATG AATAAAACCGTAGAAGTCGTCTCAGAAATGTTTGACCTCCAG GAGCCGAGCTGCCTACAGACCCGCCTGGAGCTGTACAAGCAGGGCCTGCAGGGCAGCCTCACCAAGCTCAAGGGCCCCTTGACCATGATGGCCAGCCACTACAAGCAGCACTGCCCTCCAACCCCG gaaacttcCTGTGCAACCCAGATTATCACCTTCCAAAGTTTCAAAGAAAACCTGAAGGACTTTCTGCTTGTCATCCCCTTTGACTGCTGGGAGCCAGTCCAGGAGTAA